The genomic stretch GCATTTTTATGAGCCTGAAAATTAATACGCCTCTTCCCATTGTTGACGATACTGATTCGGTACGGCTGACTGTTCTTTTCGACCCGGTAATTAAAAGTTCATTTAAAAATTCTATACTCAGCACCCTCGACAAGTTTACCTCGAAAATAGAAGCCAAAGTGGCATTGGGCGAATTTGCCTACATACTTGCCAAAATGTTTAATCGTCCGATAACTAATTTACATTTCGACGACATGAGCATTGTACAACTCAATCCTTCCTATGCTGCAGACAGTAAATGGAGTATAATACCCAATTCGGTACAGCACAATGTACCTGCATGGACAATGTTTGCTATGTTTTTTCTGGTAATACCTCTTGCCGGCTGCATCATTAAAGAACGTGATGAAGGCAGTCTTTTCCGTCTTATGACTATGCCGGGTTCTTATTTTAAAATTTTTTCCGGGAAAATTATCGTTTATCTGGTAGTGTGCATCATCCAGTTTTTACTGATGATAGCCGTAGGGGTGTTTTTCTTGCCGATACTGGGATTGCCCCAACTGGTACTGGGTTCCAATTTTGCTGCAATGGCATTGATTGTACTTTCATCGGCATTAGCGGCACTGGGATACGGCATGGCTACGGGAGTATTCTTTAAAACCCATCAGCAGGCGGCATCATTTGGTTCTATTTCGGTAATCATAATGGCAGCATTGGGCGGTGTTTGGGTCCCCGTACATTTTATGCCACAGGTAATGCAACAGGTAGCAACGTATTCTCCTCTCAACTGGGGGCTAAACGGATTTTACGACATTTTTCTCCGCAATACCGGAGTATCTGGTATTTTGCCCGATGCTTTTAAACTGCTTGCCTTTTTTGCCATCACTTCAGGTATAGCTTATGTTGTTTTTCTCTGGAAAAGGAGATAGTAAAAAGGTTGTGTGTAAAACATTAATTATGGATCTCCTGACAGAGAATTTACAAAAAATAAAAAAATCCTTTCTATGGATATTAAAACCATAACTAATTATTTATAAGGCAGATGTAAAACATATTTTATCCTGAACTGAGGTTATTAGCAGTATTGTAACAGTAAAAATATCAGCTAATTATAACATTGCAGCATATAAGTCTATTGAAAAGGTGACTCAAAATAATTTGTATTGTTTGAAATCATAAAAAAAACCGGGAAGAATCCGGTTTTTATATTTTATCCACAATGGAAATATTGTTCTACAAGTTGCAGTATTTTTTCTTTATCGCGATGAATTTGTTCGCGAAGGTTTTTATCGTTAAAATTTTTGAGCCTTTGGATAATTCCTTCAATAATTGCGGGAGTGAATACTCCGTATTTAAGATAAATGTCTTTCTGTTTTGCAAGCATTTCAGCCGATTCCCAGCACGAAGCAGGAAGATGGTTCAGCCTGTTTAAGGTTTCTTTGTGTTCATCCATGAAAATATTAACATCCACATAGGCATTCCGGGCATTTTCAAGGGCATTTTCCATTTGCAGGCCGTGGCGGGCTGCAACAGTTAATCCTGCAAATAATAAGTAAATATCTGCTGAGCCATCCGGACAACGGAATTCCACAGTTTGCTTAAACGACAGATCGTTTGCTACAGTTTCTTCAATGGGGTTGGCATGTTTGTTCATATTATTAGCCCCCGACCAACCCAAAGGAACCCTAACCAAAACAGAACGGTTGCGGTCGCCCCAGCAAATATTTGTAGGAGCTTCCTGGTGTGGAACCAAACGGAAATAAGAAGTTGGATTCATATTTCCGAAAGCCGTGAGCGAAGGAGCTAAATACAGATACCCGGCAATGGCTTTTTTAGCAGTATCGTTTAACATTCCGTTTTCTACCATTTTGTTTATTCCATCTTTTACCAGTTTGGTATGCACGTGCAATCCGCTTCCGGCTTTACCTGTAGTAATTTTGGGTGCAAAAGAAACGGAAACGCCATACTTGTAAGCCAACGAACGAAGTATCCATTTGGCTACGACGAGTTGATCGGCGGCATCTTCAAGCGGAGCAGGAAGAAATTCTATTTCATTTTGTTCGTAATCAAGCCCATTCATATTAAAATTACCTACTTCCGAATGACCGTATTTTATCGTTCCACCAGTTTGAGCAATGGCATGCATGGCTTCCACCCTGAGTTGTTGCCATTTATTAAAAGGAGTAGATTCCTGGTATCCTTTCTGGTCGGGTGTGGGAAACAAATGATTTTGTTCACTTATAATATAATATTCGAGCTCCCCCATAACTTCAAACGATAAACCGGTTTCCATCTGAAGTGCTTCATGTGCTTTCCGCAAAATATATTGGGGTGAACTGGCAAGCGGTTCGCCGTCTTTGTTGTAAAATGCACAGAGAATATCGAGAGTAGGAATAGAGGCAAAAGGGTTTAAAAAAGCAGTTCTGTATCGTGGAATCACATACAAATCGCTGGAACCGGCTTCCACATAACTAAACAGGCTGGAACCATCCACTCTTTCACCGGAAGTTAAAATGCTTTCAAGATGTTTTTTGCTGTTGATAACAAAATTGAGGGTTTTCAATCGCCCGTCTCCGCCCACGAATCTGAAATTAATCATTTTAATGTCATGGGCTTCAATAAACTTTACTAAATCGTTGCGTGTAAAATCCCCGGCAGGCTTATTCAAGTAGCGAACAAGGGGATTGGGGTTCATATCAATGATATTCGTCATAACTTATGTATTATTAAGAGGGCACAAAGTTAGACTTTTTACATATTCGGCAAAATACAGTGGCAATTACTTTTTCGACAAACTGTGTAAATAACTATCAAGCAATTTTTGTGCTGCCACATAGGCACTTATCTTCCCCTCAAGGACATTTTGTTCGGCAGAAGGAAGAGTTTTTTTAATTAAAGGATACCGATAAAAACTGTCGGAAAGCTGAAATTGGATATAGTCCGACATTATTTGTTGCGACTGTTCTTTTCTTTTTTGGAGAAAATATCCGTTTCTTTTTGTGAGGTCAATATAATCGAGTACAGTTTTCCAGATTCTGCTAACACCGTCCTTAGTAACAGCAGAACAAGTATCTACCTTAGGTTCCCATCCCGAAGGAGGTGGCGGAAATAAATGTAATGCGTTTGTATATTCGGTTTTAGCAAGATTTGCCTTGGTTATGTTATCGCCATCAGCCTTATTGATAATTATCGCATCAGCCATTTCCATAATGCCGCGTTTAATTCCCTGCAATTCGTCACCGGCAC from Lentimicrobiaceae bacterium encodes the following:
- a CDS encoding glutamine synthetase family protein, coding for MTNIIDMNPNPLVRYLNKPAGDFTRNDLVKFIEAHDIKMINFRFVGGDGRLKTLNFVINSKKHLESILTSGERVDGSSLFSYVEAGSSDLYVIPRYRTAFLNPFASIPTLDILCAFYNKDGEPLASSPQYILRKAHEALQMETGLSFEVMGELEYYIISEQNHLFPTPDQKGYQESTPFNKWQQLRVEAMHAIAQTGGTIKYGHSEVGNFNMNGLDYEQNEIEFLPAPLEDAADQLVVAKWILRSLAYKYGVSVSFAPKITTGKAGSGLHVHTKLVKDGINKMVENGMLNDTAKKAIAGYLYLAPSLTAFGNMNPTSYFRLVPHQEAPTNICWGDRNRSVLVRVPLGWSGANNMNKHANPIEETVANDLSFKQTVEFRCPDGSADIYLLFAGLTVAARHGLQMENALENARNAYVDVNIFMDEHKETLNRLNHLPASCWESAEMLAKQKDIYLKYGVFTPAIIEGIIQRLKNFNDKNLREQIHRDKEKILQLVEQYFHCG
- a CDS encoding ABC transporter permease; amino-acid sequence: MQKLLASTGKEFLVLIRDKAGLAILFLMPMIMVLVITLVQDFAFQSIKENQIKLLLLDNDRDSLGIFIANGLKNSEYFVVTEKLNGKTPSDDAVHKAVAAGDYQIGIIIPAHATQVIRSHARAKITRIFMSLKINTPLPIVDDTDSVRLTVLFDPVIKSSFKNSILSTLDKFTSKIEAKVALGEFAYILAKMFNRPITNLHFDDMSIVQLNPSYAADSKWSIIPNSVQHNVPAWTMFAMFFLVIPLAGCIIKERDEGSLFRLMTMPGSYFKIFSGKIIVYLVVCIIQFLLMIAVGVFFLPILGLPQLVLGSNFAAMALIVLSSALAALGYGMATGVFFKTHQQAASFGSISVIIMAALGGVWVPVHFMPQVMQQVATYSPLNWGLNGFYDIFLRNTGVSGILPDAFKLLAFFAITSGIAYVVFLWKRR